The region GCAAAGCTACGGCGCAGCCTGAAATTTATGCCCGAGTTTTTCGATGGCCTCCAGTATTTCCTCTACCAGAACATTTAAAGAACGACGGTCCACCGCGCTTGTAGGAATTCCGTGAGGGTACGTATTGCGCATTAGTTCACGCTGCTCATCATCCAGCTTATCCCATTTATTGAGCACGAGGATAGAGCTGACTTCACCCAGCTTCATATCGGCGATAATATTATTAACTGCCGCAATCTGCTCGTCCACTTCAGGATGAGAGGAATCGCAGACATGGATCAAGACATCTGCAGCTTCCAACTCTTCAAGAGTCGCCCTGAAGGCTTCTTTCAATTCAACAGGAAGTTGACGGATAAATCCTACCGTATCGGTCAGGATAAGTTCCTGCTCACGGGGAAAACGAATACGCCTGCTTGTAGGATCAAGGGTAGCAAAAAGTTTATCTTCCGCCAGCACTCCGCTATTGGTCAGAGTATTCAGCAAAGTTGATTTGCCCGCGTTGGTATATCCCACCAACGAAACAACCGGTACACCGGCACGAGCACGTCGTTCCCGGGTGAATCCCCGCTGGCGACTCACTTTCTTAAGTTCATTGCCCAGCTTGGTCAGCTTGTCTTTAATGCGTCTACGGTCGATCTCCAGCTTGGTTTCACCGGGACCTCGACCACCGATACCACCCATGAGCCGTGACATAGCACGATTCTTACCCACAAGACGCGGCATGGTGTACTTCAGCTGCGCCATCTCAACCTGCAATTTACCGGCGCGAGTAGTGGCGTGCTGAGCAAAAATATCCAGAATAAGCTGGGTGCGGTCAATAATTTTACGCTCGGTAAGTCTGGCAAGGTTGCGCATCTGGGCGGCAGAAAGTTCCTGATCAAAAAGAATTACTTCCGCATCAGCCTGCAGGGCGATAACTTCCAGTTCGGCTAGTTTACCCTTACCCATAATGAACTTGGGATTAAGCTTGCGTATACGCTGAACCAACCGCCCTTCGACCTTAAGCCCCGCAGTGTCGGCAAGATCTTCCAGTTCATCAAGGGACCGTTCCTGCACAGACTTGGGGTCCTGCGAGACGCTGACAACAATGGCCCGCTCACGTTTGTCCGTGGTATCACGGGTACGATCGGCACGGCGGAACTCATCTTCAAGGGCTTTGATGTGAGCCGGAAGATCCATTTCCACGCGATCCCAGCGCACAGGCGGCAACTGTTCATAAGGTTTATCCCCCGCTCCGGGAGGAAGCAGGTAGGCGTACTGCACAAAATCAGGTTCACCATGCGGATCAGAAGCGACAACTGTTACGCTGTCCAGACGGAGAAACACCATATCCATGAGATCTTCTTCGGACAGGTTTTCCCCTGAAATATGAGTATGCAGAAGCCGTAACCCCCGCAAACGGCCTTCGGACTGGCGGGCACGTGGCAATTCAGGAATGTAAATGGAACCGGGATCACCGACAAGAATCATTTCCGGCTTGCCCTGCCTGTTGATCAGCAGACCTATCTGGCGTCCGATTTCATGACTGAGAAAAGAGAGCTCACGGGCCTGC is a window of Maridesulfovibrio sp. DNA encoding:
- the hflX gene encoding GTPase HflX gives rise to the protein MKRINRLADRRYNDPNGFTNEQARELSFLSHEIGRQIGLLINRQGKPEMILVGDPGSIYIPELPRARQSEGRLRGLRLLHTHISGENLSEEDLMDMVFLRLDSVTVVASDPHGEPDFVQYAYLLPPGAGDKPYEQLPPVRWDRVEMDLPAHIKALEDEFRRADRTRDTTDKRERAIVVSVSQDPKSVQERSLDELEDLADTAGLKVEGRLVQRIRKLNPKFIMGKGKLAELEVIALQADAEVILFDQELSAAQMRNLARLTERKIIDRTQLILDIFAQHATTRAGKLQVEMAQLKYTMPRLVGKNRAMSRLMGGIGGRGPGETKLEIDRRRIKDKLTKLGNELKKVSRQRGFTRERRARAGVPVVSLVGYTNAGKSTLLNTLTNSGVLAEDKLFATLDPTSRRIRFPREQELILTDTVGFIRQLPVELKEAFRATLEELEAADVLIHVCDSSHPEVDEQIAAVNNIIADMKLGEVSSILVLNKWDKLDDEQRELMRNTYPHGIPTSAVDRRSLNVLVEEILEAIEKLGHKFQAAP